The Fibrobacter sp. genomic interval AGTATTTTTGTCATAAACAAGAGGAAAATGTACCGTGATTGCTTTAGCTCCAAAATTCGTGGCTTTTGACTTGGAAACGACGGGCCTTGATAACAAGAAAGACGAAATCATTGAAATCGGTGCCGTAAAATTCACTGTAGAAACCAAGAACGGCAAGGTGGTGCCCAAGCTGCTTTCCGAGTTTGAAACCTTCGTAAAGCCCAACATGCTGATCCCTGCCGAGGCTTCCAACGTGAACCACATCTATGACAAGGATGTGGAGAACGCGCCTCCTGTAGGCGAGTGCCTCAAGGGCTTTACGGCATTCTGTGGTCAGGGTTCTATCTTGATTGCCCACAATGCAAACTTCGATGCCAGTTTTTTGCGGGTGGCATACGCCAAGAATCCCCAGTTGGTACCGGGGAATCCGGTGATTGACAGTCTTGTTGTTTCAAGAACAATCCTGCCGGAGCTGGAAAACCATAAGCTGGGGTACATGGCGAACTTGTTCAAGCGACGTAACGAGATTGCCATGAGCATTGATTCCGAAAAGATGCACCGCGCCGTCTACGACTGCGAGATGCTTATGGAAGTTTTCGTGGCCATCCTCCGCCGCCGGTTCAAGGAAAAGGACTGGGAACTGGGGAATATCATGGCCAACATGGCCAAGTACAAGGGCACTCCGCAGTTTATTAATAAGTGATTAGGACTATGAGGTTTGAGGTCGGCTATCCTAACCCCGAGCCTCGCACCTCGTGCCTCCCAAACCCCTAAATCCTAGCCCCTAGTCTCTAAACAATACACAAAATACCGCCAAAGAGGACTTTGGCGGCTTTTCAGTTTTGTTTGGCGAGAATTAGATGCCGAGTTCCTGGGCAACAGCCTGGATACCGCACTTGCTGATAGTGCGGAGACCGGCAGCGCTCACGCGGAGGGTAACCCAACGATCTTCTTCGGGGATATAGAAGCGCTTCTTCTGGAGGTTGGGAAGCTGCTTCATCAACTTCTTACGGTTGGAGTGGGAAACCATGTTGCCCACGAGGCCGGCTTTTCCGGTGACTTCACAAATACGGCTCATAATAAAACTCCGTTGTTTTTTACGGACACCAATTTTAGTTAAATGTGGATGAATTGTCAAGACTGGGGTGCGTCTTGAAGTTCCTTTGGCAGGTTAAATTTGGTAGATTCCACCAATTTGACGAAATTTTCCACCTCTACGGGGGTGAATTTCGCCTTTATCCAGTCCACGACCTCCTGGACAAGGATTTCGGGGGCACTGGCACCACTGGAAAGCCCTACGGTCTCCACCCCCTGGAACCATTCCGGGTCCAGGTCGTGGACGGACTCGATCAGGTGGCTCTTGATGCCCTGTTCCAGCCCCAGTTCCATGAGTCGGGAAGAATTGGAGGAGTTCTTTGCCCCTACCACCAGGAGCAGTTCCACCTGGGAACACAGGTCCAAAACGGCGGCCTGACGGTTTCCGGTGGCGTAGCACAGGTCTCCGGCTTCGGGCCCGATGATGTTCGGAAATTTTTCTTTCAGCTTGGCGATAATCTTGCGGGTCTCGGCTACGGAGAGGGTGGTCTGGGTGATGTAGGCGATTTCCTTGCCGTCGTGGAAAGAGAGCTTTTCGATGTCTTCTTCGTTCCGGATGAGGGTGATGGCGCCTTCAGGGAGCTGCCCCAGGGTGCCTTCCACCTCGGCGTGTCCGGCATGCCCGATCAGGATAATGTGGCGCCCGGCGTTAAAATGGCGCTTGGCGCTGAAATGGACCTTGCGGACCAGGGGGCAGGTGGCGTCCACCACCTTCAGATGTCTGTTTTCGGCGTCCTGGTAGATGTGGTCCGCCACTCCGTGGGCCGAAAAGATGACTACGGAACCTTCGGGAACTTCGTCTACCTCATCAACGAAGATGACCCCCTTGGATTTTAGGGTTTCAACAACGTAGCGGTTGTGGACTATCTCGTGTCGCACGTAGATTGGGGAGCCGAATTTTTCCAGGGCCTTTTCCACCACGTGGATGGCCCGGTCAACACCGGCGCAGAATCCGCGAGGGGTGGCAAGAATCAGTTTCTTCATGTTTTTAGCCTTGTGCCTTGAGCAGGTCTTTCAAAAAATCTACAAGTTTCTGGTATGATTCCGTAATTTTCAGCCGTTCCCGTTCCAAGAAGGACTGGACCATCCGGATGTCGGCTTTGTTCCGGTCGGCAAAGCCTGCGGTGGTCTGGAGCTGAGTCAGCACTCCTTCGCGGACCAGGGTGCAGACGGTTTCCCTTTGCCCTCTGGAGTAAGGACCGACGCAGGTGGCCACGCCGTTCTGGAGAGGTTCCCAGAAGTCGTGGACCCCGAGGGTCAGGCTGAAGGAGCCTCCCACTACGGCAGACTTTGACATCTTCAAGATTTCCGGGACAAGCCCGAACTTGGTGACCAGGGCGACGGCGCCCTTTTGAACCAGGGGCCACTCCGTTACAATCAGTTCCTGTTCCAGAAGAGCCTTGCGGAAGGTTTCCACCTCTTCGAGCCTGCGGGGAACAAGCACTACGGATTCCTGGTGCTTGATGGAAGAAAGGATCATGCGGCTGAGGCTTGCCCATTCGGCAAAGTGCATGGACAGGAATGCCGTATCTACGGTGGGGTTCTCGGGGGCGGTGATTTCTTTGCCGGACTTGGCCCAAGAGAGCAGTTTCCAGTCCCCGCCGATAAAGGCCTTTGCAGGACAGGTTCCGTCGAAGGCAGACTGGATTCGGTTTGAATCGGCTCCGGTCTGCATGGCGGCGAACCCTACGGAACTGTAATCCAGGAAGGGCAGCGCCCTGTGGAACCTGCCGGAAACGATGGCTACGGAAGGCTTCAGCGAAAGCCGCCGCATGGCGGAGAGGTAGCCCGGCCAGAGTTCGTTTTCTCCCAGGATAAGACCGATAGGCTTTACCTTGGAGATGAACTTCGCCAGGGAGGAGGGCGTGTCGGCGGGGGCCAGGGCGGCTTCGATGTCCTTGCCCGAATTCTTTAGGAAATGGACAACTTCTGGCTTCTGCGTCGTGATGAGAATCTTTGGGCAGTTGGGCAGGTCCTGCTGCAGGAATCCGGCGAGGGAGAGGAGCATCCGGCATTCGCCGAGGCTTGCACCATGTAGCCAGAGGAACGGACCTTCGGGCCAGTCGCCGTCCAGCCTTTCTGAAATATGGAACCGGTTTTCGATGGCGGGGACCTTTGCGGTGGCGCCAGCCACAATTCCTGCCACTTCGCGGACTATGCTGAATGCGTTGAACATCTACGCTCCAAAGAAAACTTTTCTACTGTACAACAGGAAAATTAACAAAATGACCCATAGCCAGGTAGAAAAATCCGCCCGTAGGGTTTGGAAAAAAGTTCTAGGTTGCGCGGTTGCCACAAAATTTCGTGGATTTGGAAAAAACGCCCAGGTTTTTGCACTCCATTCTATCCATTTTTCTTGAAAGGTGGTTTTCAGGAACTGGTCTTCTGCCTTCGATAGGGCGAATTCTAGGGCGAAAAGGGTGGCAAAAAAAGGAATGGTCCAAAGGTCAAAACCAAGGTGAAAAATGATGGCTGCGCTGGCGATGAAACTGTTGGAAACGTAGAGCGGGTGCCGCATCAGGGAGTAAGCTCCGGTGGTGACTAGGGTGGGGGCAGCGTGGGTGTTTCCGCGGGTGTGTTCGCCGATGGTGCGCCTTGCAAAAATCCGGAGCAGGATGCCTACGGCAAGGAGGATTGCCGCTACTATGGTGGGCCCATATTTTAGAGGGGATGGGGGCACGACGATAAGTCCGAGACCTAGCACGCCCAGAATATAACCTCTCCACCTATAGAGACTTTTCATGGTCCAGGTCCACCAGCAGGAACTTACTTTCTAATGTTTCGGGAAGGCGGTCGTGGCTAGAAATCAGGAGCCACTTGCCCAGTTTTTCGCAGGCTTCCAGAAGCCTTTCCAGGATAGGAGCGCGGTCGTTCAGGGCGATGCCCGCCAGAGGTTCGTCCAGCAGTAAAATCTTGGAAGGGGAGGCTAACGCCCACAGCAGGGCCACCTTGGCCCGCTCTCCTCCGGAGAGGGACTCCTTGGAAAGCAACTTCTGGATTCGGGAGGCCTCTATGAAGTCGTGCAAAAGGGAAGAAGGGTCTCGTTCCAGCCTCTTTTTCAGGAGGTGTTTCGGCGGGAGCTCCAAATCCTGGGACATGAGGAAAATTCCGTCGGGACTTGCGCTTTCGGGGAGGCTCATTTCGCCTTGACTCCATTCTTCCAGATGGGCGATGAGCCGTAGTAGCGTAGTCTTGCCGGAACCGTTTTGCCCTTTCAGGA includes:
- a CDS encoding 3'-5' exonuclease codes for the protein MIALAPKFVAFDLETTGLDNKKDEIIEIGAVKFTVETKNGKVVPKLLSEFETFVKPNMLIPAEASNVNHIYDKDVENAPPVGECLKGFTAFCGQGSILIAHNANFDASFLRVAYAKNPQLVPGNPVIDSLVVSRTILPELENHKLGYMANLFKRRNEIAMSIDSEKMHRAVYDCEMLMEVFVAILRRRFKEKDWELGNIMANMAKYKGTPQFINK
- the rpmB gene encoding 50S ribosomal protein L28; its protein translation is MSRICEVTGKAGLVGNMVSHSNRKKLMKQLPNLQKKRFYIPEEDRWVTLRVSAAGLRTISKCGIQAVAQELGI
- the ispH gene encoding 4-hydroxy-3-methylbut-2-enyl diphosphate reductase, with amino-acid sequence MKKLILATPRGFCAGVDRAIHVVEKALEKFGSPIYVRHEIVHNRYVVETLKSKGVIFVDEVDEVPEGSVVIFSAHGVADHIYQDAENRHLKVVDATCPLVRKVHFSAKRHFNAGRHIILIGHAGHAEVEGTLGQLPEGAITLIRNEEDIEKLSFHDGKEIAYITQTTLSVAETRKIIAKLKEKFPNIIGPEAGDLCYATGNRQAAVLDLCSQVELLLVVGAKNSSNSSRLMELGLEQGIKSHLIESVHDLDPEWFQGVETVGLSSGASAPEILVQEVVDWIKAKFTPVEVENFVKLVESTKFNLPKELQDAPQS
- a CDS encoding 3-deoxy-D-manno-octulosonic acid transferase; the protein is MFNAFSIVREVAGIVAGATAKVPAIENRFHISERLDGDWPEGPFLWLHGASLGECRMLLSLAGFLQQDLPNCPKILITTQKPEVVHFLKNSGKDIEAALAPADTPSSLAKFISKVKPIGLILGENELWPGYLSAMRRLSLKPSVAIVSGRFHRALPFLDYSSVGFAAMQTGADSNRIQSAFDGTCPAKAFIGGDWKLLSWAKSGKEITAPENPTVDTAFLSMHFAEWASLSRMILSSIKHQESVVLVPRRLEEVETFRKALLEQELIVTEWPLVQKGAVALVTKFGLVPEILKMSKSAVVGGSFSLTLGVHDFWEPLQNGVATCVGPYSRGQRETVCTLVREGVLTQLQTTAGFADRNKADIRMVQSFLERERLKITESYQKLVDFLKDLLKAQG
- a CDS encoding ABC transporter permease — protein: MLGLGLIVVPPSPLKYGPTIVAAILLAVGILLRIFARRTIGEHTRGNTHAAPTLVTTGAYSLMRHPLYVSNSFIASAAIIFHLGFDLWTIPFFATLFALEFALSKAEDQFLKTTFQEKWIEWSAKTWAFFPNPRNFVATAQPRTFFQTLRADFSTWLWVILLIFLLYSRKVFFGA